CCGGATGCCAGCTACGCGCCGGTCTATCATGAAGTCGTCGAGTTTTGTAAGCAGAAGGGCCAATTCGATCCTCGTACGATGGGCACGATCCCGAACGTGGGGTTGATGGCTCAGGCGGCGGAAGAGTACGGCTCCCATGACAAGACCTTCAAGGCGCCGGGCAATGGAACCATCCGTATCGTCGATGCGAACGGAACTGTCCTGCACCAGCATCAAGTGGAAGCCGGTGACATCTGGCGTGCGTGCCAAGTGAAGGATGCACCGATTCAGGACTGGGTCAAGCTGGCCGTCACGCGCGCCCGCGCGACCGGCGCTCCGGCCGTGTTTTGGTTGGACAAAACCCGAGCCCATGACGCGGAATTGATCAAGAAGGTCAACGCCTATCTGCCGAAGCACGATACGAACGGTCTGGAAATCAAGATCATGTCGCCGGCCGAGGCCTGCCGTTTCTCCATCGAGCGGATGAAGGAAGGTAAGGACACGATCTCCGTGACTGGTAACGTGCTTCGGGACTATCTCACGGACCTGTTCCCAATTCTTGAAATCGGCACCAGTGCCAAGATGCTCTCGATCGTTCCTTTGCTCAATGGGGGAGGTCTGTTCGAGACCGGTGCAGGAGGATCCGCTCCGAAGCACGTGCAGCAATTCCAGGAGGAAGGTTACCTGCGCTGGGATTCACTCGGCGAGTTCCTTGCGCTGGCCGCTTCCCTCGAGCACCTTGCGAAGGTGGGTAACAACCCCGTCGCCAAGATCCTGGCGGATACGCTGGATCAAGCGAATGCCAAGTTCCTGGAGAGCAACAAGTCCCCAGCCCGTAAGGTCGGGGAGATCGACAACCGCGGCAGCCACTTCTACCTCGCGCTCTACTGGGCGCAGGCCTTGGCCGCGCAGACCGCGGACAAGAAGATCGCGGAGAAGTTCACGAAGATCGCGAAGGATCTGACGGACAACGAAAAGAAGATCGACGGCGAGTTGCTGGCGGCCCAGGGCAAGCCGCAGGATGTCGGCGGGTACTATCACCCGAACGATGCCAAGGCCGGCAAAGCCATGCGGCCCAGCGCGACGCTGAACGCGATTGTCGACGCGATTGCCTAGACACCGAAATGCGTGAGGCGCCCTCGTGGCGCCTCACGCTAGACGGATACGAGAAACCTATGGCGCAAGACACCAATGAGAATGTGATTGACCAGCCCGAAGTGGCAAAGCCTCGGATGGTTACAGTGGAAATCGCCGGGAAGAAGTATGAGGTGCCTGAGGGGATCACCTTGATGAAGGCCCTCTGGTACACCGGCCAGGAAGTTGTGCGAGGCGCCGGTTGCCTTGGGGGATTCTGCGGTGCCTGTGCGACCTACTACCGAACCAAGGATGACCCCAAGGTCAAGACTTGTCTCTCCTGTCAGACCGCGGTTCAGGATGGCATGTCGTTTTCGATGATGCCGCCGTTCCCCGCCCGCAAGGCGACATATCAGATCGCCGAGCTGAAAGATCCTAAGCAGGACTTATTCGCGCTCTATCCCGAAGCACCGCTTTGCCGCAACTGCAACGCCTGCACTGAAGCGTGCCCCCAAAAGATCGATGTGCGGGAAGGCGTGTGGAAGGCCGTCTTCGGCGATTTTAAGAGCGTGTCCGAGATGTTTATGGATTGCGTGATGTGCGGTATGTGCACGCCGGTGTGCATCGCAGACATTGCGCCCAATCTCGTTGCGTTATATGTCAGCCGGGCACAGGGGGCGCACTTTACCGAGAAACCTCCCAGGTTGGACGTGCGCATTCGAGAAATCGAAACCGGCAAATATACGGCCGAGTGGGATCGTGTTATGAAGATGAATGATGCCGAACTCAACAAAGCTTGTGCCGAGTTGAAGTGACGCGGGCAGCGCTAAATTCCAATACCGAAGCCACACCAATTCCGCCAACGACGAACCCCGAACGACGAGAGACCTGAATTACAATGGACATCCACAAGTTGCAGGAAATCGTTCACTCCACCCGAGAGGCGCGGCGCAAGCAGACCCTTCCAAAATACGCGCCTGCTGAACGCGATCAACTGATCAAGAAGTATCATCCCGACTTCCGTGAGAGCGCCTACCGGCCCATCAAGTTTGGACCGAACGCCGGCGAAATGACGGTTCGTGAGCTGGCGGCTTTGCTGGAGGGTGAAAGTCCGGTTCCCGGCGATCTGGCGCTCAAGCCAGATTACACGACTGACGTCCTCGTGGTCGGGGGAGGCGGGGCGGGCTGCGCCGCTGCGCTCCATGCTCATGCGAATGGGTCCAAAGTTATTTTGGCGACCAAGTTGCGATTGGGCGATTCCAACACGGTGATGGCTCAGGGGGGCATGCAGATTGCCGTGGCTGACGAGGATTCCCCCGTCACCCACTTCCTCGACACCTTGAAGGGTGGTCATATGAAAAATGATCACCAACTCCTCAAGACTATGGTCGAGGATGGTCCCTCGGTAGCGAAATGGCTGTTGGGCCTTGGCGTCTTGTTCGATCGGGATTCTGATGGAAACCTGCATGTGAAGAAAGGCGGCGGAAGCTCGAAACCGCGACTGGTCACATGCTCTGACTACACCGGTCTCGAGATCATGAGGGTCTTAAAGGACGAAGTGCTGAACCAGAAAATCCAGCTCCTGGAGTTCTGCGCGGCCGTAGAGCTGGTCAGTGATAACGGCGTTTGTACCGGTGCCATCTTCAAGGACCTCGATAACCATCGTTTCGTCGTCGTAGCCGCAAAGACGGTCGTTTTGGCGACCGGCGGAATCGGCCGGCTCCACATTCAGGGCTTTCCGACCAGCAACCATTATGGGGCGACCGGGGACGGTCTCGCGATGGCCTACCGTATGGGCGCCAAGCTGATGCATATCGACACCTTCCAGTACCATCCGTCAGGCGCCGTGTATCCGGAGCAGTTGATCGGTGCCTTGGTGACCGAAGGCATGCGTTCCGAGGGCGGCCACTTGGTAAATGCCAAGGGTGAACGGTTTGTCAACGAGCTCGATACACGAGACGTCGTGTCCTCCTCCATCATTCGCGAGTGCGAAGAAGGTCGGGGCATTCGCACGATGTCTGGGAGAGTCGGAGTGTGGTTGGATACGCCACTACTGGAGGTTGAGCATGGGCCAGGAACGCTCGATAAGCATTTCCCGGCGATGGTGTTGCAGTATGAGCGCTTCGGCATCGATATCTCAAAGGACCCCGTCCTGATCTATCCTACGCTGCACTACCAGAACGGCGGGGTGAAGATCGATGTGAACGGGGAATCCGACGTCAAACATCTGTTCGTCGCAGGAGAAGCTTCGGGTGGGTTGCACGGACGCAATCGTCTCATGGGCAATTCGTTACTAGACCTGATGGTCTTTGGAAAACGGTCAGGAACCGTTGCTGCAGAGCGGGCACGAGCAGGGAAACAGGGTCGCCTCACGCTGGATCATCTCACTCGGTTCCGGGCAGAGGCCAAACAGCACGGGGTCTCATCCGCTGTGGTGTCGCCCATGGTTCTGCCGGCCTATGCACGAAAAGAATAGGAAGAGACAGCCATCGTCTCCTACCGCATCGATGAACTCTGAGGCGGTTGGTCTCTGTACCATCATTCACTAGCCAATATCTCTCGAGGTTGGAATGAACGTTCATGAATTTCAAGCCAAGTCATTGTTCGCGCAATTCGGCGTGCCGGTTCCGCGTGGCAAGGAGATTACCTCCCCCGACGCGGCAACTGCTTGGGCCAACGAGCTGAACACGCCCGTATTCGTCGTCAAAGCGCAGATTCATGCAGGCGGACGCGGCAAGGCCGGCGGGGTCAAGATCACCAAAGACAAAGCAGCGGTCGCAGGGCTTGCCAAAGAACTGATTGGCAAGACGTTGGTCACGCACCAAACCGGCCCAAAGGGACGCACGGTGCGTCGTCTCCTGATGGAAGAGGGCGCCAATATTGCCAAAGAGCTCTACCTCAGTATCTTGGTGGATCGGGACACCGGTTGGGCCACGTTCATTGCGAGCACGGAAGGCGGCATGGAAATCGAGGAGGTCGCCGAAAAGACGCCCGAGAAGATCATCAAGGAAGCCATTGATCCCGCGGTCGGTTTCCAAGGTCATAATGGCCGGAATGTCGCGTTTGCATTGGGGCTGCAGAATATCGAACCGGCCGTCATCAATCCCTTCGTGCAGCTGCTTGGAAATTTGTATCGCCTGTTCATGGAGAAGAACGCCGCTCTCGTCGAGATTAATCCTTTGATCATCACGAAGGAAAAGACGTTAGTTGCACTGGATGGCAAGGTGTCGTTCGATGACAACGGCATCTTTAGGCATGCCGACGTGCAACAAATGCGTGACTTGAACGAAGAAGATCCCCTGGAAATCGAGGCGACGGCCAGTAACCTGAACTATGTGAAACTTGATGGCAACATCGGCTGTATGGTCAATGGGGCGGGTTTGGCTATGGCCACCATGGATGTCATTAAGTTGGCCGGCAGCGAGCCGGCAAATTTTCTCGATGTCGGGGGCGGCGCCACGAAGGAGACGGTTGCGGCCGGTTTCCGGATTCTTCTCAAGGATCCTAACGTCAAGGGCATCTTTATCAATATTTTCGGCGGCATTGTCCGCTGCGAACGCATTGCCCACGGCGTTATCGAGGCGGCCAAAGAAGTCAAGATCAACGTGCCCCTAGTGGTACGTCTGCAAGGGACGAACGCGCCTGAAGGGCGAAAGCTCCTGGCGGAATCAGGACTAAAAGTTGATGTTGCTGATGATCTCTGGGAAGCGGCGCAAAAGATTGTGAAGTTGACCGGAAAGGCCGCGTAAGACCATCCAGCAGGATTGTACGTCTGCCCGGCGTTCCGGGGGAGGCGGGAAAGAGAAGAGGATACCGT
This region of Nitrospiraceae bacterium genomic DNA includes:
- a CDS encoding (2Fe-2S)-binding protein, whose amino-acid sequence is MAQDTNENVIDQPEVAKPRMVTVEIAGKKYEVPEGITLMKALWYTGQEVVRGAGCLGGFCGACATYYRTKDDPKVKTCLSCQTAVQDGMSFSMMPPFPARKATYQIAELKDPKQDLFALYPEAPLCRNCNACTEACPQKIDVREGVWKAVFGDFKSVSEMFMDCVMCGMCTPVCIADIAPNLVALYVSRAQGAHFTEKPPRLDVRIREIETGKYTAEWDRVMKMNDAELNKACAELK
- a CDS encoding FAD-binding protein, with amino-acid sequence MDIHKLQEIVHSTREARRKQTLPKYAPAERDQLIKKYHPDFRESAYRPIKFGPNAGEMTVRELAALLEGESPVPGDLALKPDYTTDVLVVGGGGAGCAAALHAHANGSKVILATKLRLGDSNTVMAQGGMQIAVADEDSPVTHFLDTLKGGHMKNDHQLLKTMVEDGPSVAKWLLGLGVLFDRDSDGNLHVKKGGGSSKPRLVTCSDYTGLEIMRVLKDEVLNQKIQLLEFCAAVELVSDNGVCTGAIFKDLDNHRFVVVAAKTVVLATGGIGRLHIQGFPTSNHYGATGDGLAMAYRMGAKLMHIDTFQYHPSGAVYPEQLIGALVTEGMRSEGGHLVNAKGERFVNELDTRDVVSSSIIRECEEGRGIRTMSGRVGVWLDTPLLEVEHGPGTLDKHFPAMVLQYERFGIDISKDPVLIYPTLHYQNGGVKIDVNGESDVKHLFVAGEASGGLHGRNRLMGNSLLDLMVFGKRSGTVAAERARAGKQGRLTLDHLTRFRAEAKQHGVSSAVVSPMVLPAYARKE
- the sucC gene encoding ADP-forming succinate--CoA ligase subunit beta; translated protein: MNVHEFQAKSLFAQFGVPVPRGKEITSPDAATAWANELNTPVFVVKAQIHAGGRGKAGGVKITKDKAAVAGLAKELIGKTLVTHQTGPKGRTVRRLLMEEGANIAKELYLSILVDRDTGWATFIASTEGGMEIEEVAEKTPEKIIKEAIDPAVGFQGHNGRNVAFALGLQNIEPAVINPFVQLLGNLYRLFMEKNAALVEINPLIITKEKTLVALDGKVSFDDNGIFRHADVQQMRDLNEEDPLEIEATASNLNYVKLDGNIGCMVNGAGLAMATMDVIKLAGSEPANFLDVGGGATKETVAAGFRILLKDPNVKGIFINIFGGIVRCERIAHGVIEAAKEVKINVPLVVRLQGTNAPEGRKLLAESGLKVDVADDLWEAAQKIVKLTGKAA